In Curtobacterium sp. MCPF17_002, one genomic interval encodes:
- a CDS encoding DUF3145 domain-containing protein, giving the protein MLYVHSAPRALCPHIEWAAGRAMSRAVNFSWLDQPAQDGARRTEFTWTGAVGTGAAIASALRGWEHLRYEVTEGPTDASDGGRWMHTPDLGVFYAQTDVTGNMVVPEDRVRYAMEVAGSNALELHRELRLALGQAWDDELEPFRHAAEGNPVVWLHRVG; this is encoded by the coding sequence GTGCTCTACGTGCACTCCGCGCCACGCGCGCTCTGCCCGCACATCGAGTGGGCAGCCGGTCGCGCCATGAGCCGTGCCGTGAACTTCTCGTGGCTCGACCAGCCGGCGCAGGACGGCGCACGACGGACCGAGTTCACCTGGACCGGCGCGGTCGGCACCGGTGCAGCGATCGCCTCTGCCCTGCGTGGCTGGGAGCACCTCCGCTACGAGGTCACCGAAGGGCCCACCGACGCCTCGGACGGCGGCCGCTGGATGCACACGCCGGACCTCGGCGTCTTCTACGCGCAGACCGACGTCACGGGCAACATGGTCGTGCCCGAGGACCGGGTGCGCTACGCGATGGAGGTCGCGGGCAGTAACGCCCTCGAGCTCCACCGCGAACTCCGTCTCGCGCTCGGGCAGGCCTGGGACGACGAGCTCGAGCCCTTCCGGCACGCCGCCGAGGGCAACCCCGTGGTCTGGCTGCACCGCGTCGGCTGA